In one window of Microtus pennsylvanicus isolate mMicPen1 chromosome 2, mMicPen1.hap1, whole genome shotgun sequence DNA:
- the LOC142844027 gene encoding uncharacterized protein LOC142844027 translates to MKNPSWIRKNWLLVAGVTFVGVHLGTYFMQRAAKESVRSQSRDKQKNIEE, encoded by the coding sequence atgaaaaacccCAGTTGGATTAGAAAGAACTGGCTTCTTGTGGCCGGGGTGACTTTTGTAGGTGTCCATCTTGGAACATACTTTATGCAGAGAGCTGCAAAAGAGTCTGTGAGGTCTCAGTCCagagacaaacaaaagaatattgaAGAATGA